The Amylolactobacillus amylophilus DSM 20533 = JCM 1125 genome contains a region encoding:
- the ftsY gene encoding signal recognition particle-docking protein FtsY, with product MGLFDRIKKALTGEDTSTKEEQETVNPAQTEVESTDSNATVEPAGEAEVDSDKTAVSHETVVPVDKEPVEQQEATVDTATKESAELKEEDTEQLYEQGLQKTSQSFGARLNAFFAKFRSVDENFFEELEEVLIESDVGYETAMQLSDSLRTEVKLRNAKSKNELQTAIVQKMVELYEAGGAGKNEELQVTETGSTTVYLFVGVNGAGKTTTVGKLAAKLHGAGKSVLLVAADTFRAGAVAQLVEWGKRVDVPVVRGKEQADPAAVVFDGVQRAKDENFDYVLIDTAGRLQNKVNLMNELEKIERTIKKVLPDQPTEVLLVVDGSTGQNALIQAKEFNETTKLTGLVLTKIDGSSKGGVVLAIRNEMQLPVKLVGLGEKVTDLAEFDAEKFAIGLFRGLM from the coding sequence ATGGGACTTTTTGATCGCATTAAGAAGGCTTTAACTGGGGAAGATACCAGTACAAAAGAAGAACAAGAGACAGTAAATCCGGCCCAAACGGAGGTGGAATCTACGGATTCCAATGCGACAGTAGAGCCAGCAGGTGAAGCTGAAGTCGATAGTGATAAAACGGCGGTGAGCCATGAAACGGTTGTTCCGGTGGACAAGGAACCTGTTGAACAGCAGGAAGCTACGGTGGATACTGCAACCAAAGAGTCCGCTGAGCTAAAGGAAGAGGACACGGAACAACTTTATGAGCAGGGCCTACAGAAGACCAGCCAATCTTTTGGGGCAAGATTAAACGCGTTCTTTGCTAAGTTTAGATCTGTCGATGAGAATTTCTTTGAAGAGCTAGAAGAGGTCTTGATTGAATCAGATGTAGGTTACGAAACGGCAATGCAGCTTAGCGATTCGCTACGCACTGAGGTCAAGTTACGAAATGCCAAGTCGAAGAATGAATTACAGACGGCGATTGTTCAGAAGATGGTTGAGTTATATGAAGCTGGTGGTGCCGGCAAGAATGAAGAGTTACAGGTTACAGAAACCGGTTCAACGACAGTCTATCTATTTGTTGGGGTGAATGGCGCTGGTAAAACCACAACTGTTGGTAAACTGGCCGCTAAGCTCCACGGTGCCGGTAAATCCGTGCTTTTAGTCGCAGCAGACACATTCCGGGCGGGCGCAGTTGCTCAGCTAGTTGAATGGGGTAAACGTGTTGACGTACCAGTTGTGCGTGGAAAAGAGCAAGCGGATCCTGCAGCCGTAGTCTTTGATGGTGTACAGCGCGCAAAGGATGAAAACTTTGACTATGTGTTGATTGATACCGCTGGTAGACTACAGAACAAGGTTAACTTGATGAACGAGCTCGAGAAGATTGAACGGACTATCAAGAAGGTCTTACCAGATCAACCAACCGAGGTATTGCTAGTCGTCGATGGCTCAACCGGCCAGAATGCGTTGATTCAGGCGAAAGAATTCAATGAGACGACTAAGTTAACTGGTTTGGTCCTGACCAAGATTGATGGCTCGTCGAAGGGTGGCGTGGTTCTGGCCATTAGAAATGAGATGCAGCTTCCAGTTAAACTAGTTGGATTAGGCGAAAAGGTGACTGATTTAGCTGAGTTTGACGCTGAAAAATTCGCAATTGGCTTATTCCGTGGATTAATGTGA
- the smc gene encoding chromosome segregation protein SMC translates to MPLVSLTINGFKSFPDKIKINFNPGMTGIVGPNGSGKSNVTEAIRWVMGESSARSLRGDSMQDVIFGGSELRAPLNRAEVTLLFDNQSKQLKTDATSVEVTRRVFRNGDSDFQINKKDVRLKDIHQLFMDSGLSRDSFSIISQGRVEQIFNSRPENRRSIIEEAAGVLHFKQQKQSAQTQLAQTTDNLIRINDLVNELKGRIEPLHEQSSLAREYQQQKDQLDSKLQVLTALEIGDLLVEKNQVATQATKVNEMVNTLDETVNADQAQLNRLRAELQQKNQVKEAKQEELRQVEAKLADLNTKLQVAQQSNAYDSSAEIELRSQITETTNLITRYDETMARLKQEYAEIAAKKSDLEQKASELHNSIDDNPAMLQDQLENLRSEYIDGLQQQTSVRNRLVYEQAELEKMQVPEKDNVTELQGESTRLKSEITAVQDRLSTLAKQKDDLEQALAEQTEQSEQLQTSLLQLNGEQTKYSQLKQKYLAERDSLQRMQERHDGYYFGVKNILNHLEWFPGIIGSFGDLISFDYQYQDALTAALGGSVQHLVAKDQRAAKNAIKELKTRNFGRATFLPLDVLRFRLLADTTKKTLAQIAGFIGVGSDLVEAPIEIKNAVDYLLGNILVVDNIDTATRVSQTMHQRYRIVTLDGDILSPGGSMTGGTKAKANNPLLENKARGQKLEQQLAEIQAKLTRVSALITGTNTKIARTSTLIEEQKQNMEVLRDQQKEEQFKLEQLNNDAERSNKMLSLAQKQAENFAQALAEQQSKIKETVAAEHEANEVVAKLKDKIAVLQDKIKNYDAQYAQIQTQLNKITPEIAIYQTKAENLQSQIHDTTAQTKKSQEQLYHTNYRLDEVIRSKELKQNQHINYQADYEKEQKTQAAIHEELTNLSAESGKLAEQIALLEESASRNYDLRKNAANEQEQNSVKLTKLDSQLDQKLTLLREEYSISYEAASQLVTPEMKDDNARAKLEKDVKLHKMSLADIGNVNLDSIEEYETVKSRFDFLSSQQDDLLDAKHDLEESMSELDDEVKTRFKRTFEQINSAFSAIFPKMFGGGHAKLVLTDPDDLLTTGLEIVAQPPGKKLQQLSLLSGGERALTAITLLFAILKVNPVPFCILDEVEASLDEANVIRFAKFLQNYDLTTQFIVITHRQGTMEQANQLYGVVMQESGVSKVISVSLDELREEEVS, encoded by the coding sequence GTGCCATTAGTCTCCCTAACAATCAACGGCTTTAAGTCGTTTCCGGATAAAATTAAAATTAACTTTAATCCTGGTATGACGGGGATAGTGGGTCCAAACGGCAGCGGTAAGAGTAACGTTACCGAGGCAATACGCTGGGTGATGGGCGAGTCTAGTGCCAGAAGTCTCCGTGGTGACTCCATGCAGGATGTAATCTTTGGTGGAAGCGAACTTCGTGCGCCATTGAATCGGGCAGAGGTCACGCTTCTGTTCGATAACCAAAGTAAACAGTTGAAAACAGACGCGACAAGTGTTGAGGTCACTCGTCGTGTTTTTCGCAATGGTGATTCTGACTTTCAAATTAATAAGAAAGATGTTCGCTTAAAGGATATTCACCAGTTGTTTATGGATTCTGGCTTATCACGCGACTCGTTCTCGATCATCTCCCAAGGACGTGTAGAGCAGATTTTCAATTCCCGGCCGGAGAATCGCCGCTCAATCATCGAAGAGGCGGCGGGCGTGCTGCACTTTAAACAGCAGAAGCAGTCTGCTCAGACTCAATTGGCGCAGACGACCGACAATTTGATTCGAATAAATGATTTAGTCAATGAACTAAAGGGCCGGATTGAACCGCTCCACGAACAAAGTAGTTTGGCACGGGAATACCAACAACAAAAGGATCAACTAGACAGCAAACTCCAAGTTTTGACTGCCCTAGAAATTGGGGATCTATTGGTAGAGAAGAACCAGGTTGCAACGCAGGCCACAAAAGTCAATGAGATGGTTAATACGCTCGATGAAACGGTAAATGCCGATCAGGCGCAACTCAACCGTTTACGAGCGGAGTTGCAGCAAAAAAATCAGGTTAAGGAAGCGAAGCAGGAAGAACTGCGTCAAGTTGAGGCGAAGCTTGCTGATTTGAATACCAAGCTCCAAGTTGCACAACAATCGAATGCTTATGATTCTTCCGCTGAAATCGAATTGCGGTCACAGATTACAGAGACTACGAATTTAATTACCAGATATGACGAGACCATGGCGCGACTAAAACAGGAGTATGCGGAAATTGCGGCTAAGAAGAGTGACCTCGAACAAAAGGCTTCGGAATTGCATAATTCAATCGACGATAATCCGGCGATGCTGCAAGATCAACTTGAGAATCTTCGCTCTGAATATATTGATGGCCTGCAGCAGCAAACCTCTGTTCGTAATCGACTAGTCTATGAACAAGCAGAATTAGAGAAGATGCAGGTACCTGAGAAGGACAATGTGACTGAACTCCAGGGTGAGAGTACGCGTCTTAAGTCAGAGATTACGGCTGTACAGGACAGATTAAGCACACTTGCCAAACAAAAAGATGACCTTGAACAAGCACTGGCGGAGCAGACCGAGCAGAGTGAGCAGCTACAAACTAGCCTGTTGCAACTGAACGGTGAGCAGACAAAATATAGCCAACTAAAGCAAAAGTATTTGGCAGAGCGTGATTCGTTGCAGCGAATGCAGGAACGCCACGACGGATACTATTTCGGCGTCAAAAATATCTTAAATCACCTCGAGTGGTTTCCCGGAATTATTGGTAGCTTTGGTGATTTAATCAGTTTTGACTATCAGTACCAAGATGCCTTAACGGCCGCTCTCGGCGGGAGTGTGCAACACTTGGTTGCAAAGGATCAGCGAGCTGCGAAGAACGCAATTAAGGAATTAAAAACCAGAAACTTTGGTCGTGCAACGTTTTTGCCACTGGATGTCCTGAGGTTCCGTTTACTGGCAGATACGACTAAGAAGACCTTGGCCCAGATTGCAGGCTTCATTGGTGTTGGTTCCGATCTGGTTGAGGCACCAATTGAAATTAAAAATGCAGTTGACTACTTGTTGGGGAATATCCTCGTAGTGGACAATATTGATACAGCCACGCGGGTTAGTCAAACGATGCATCAACGATACCGGATTGTGACATTGGATGGTGATATCTTAAGTCCAGGTGGATCCATGACTGGTGGAACCAAAGCGAAGGCCAACAATCCCCTGTTGGAGAATAAGGCTCGCGGACAGAAACTTGAGCAACAATTGGCTGAGATTCAGGCTAAGTTGACGCGAGTTAGCGCTCTGATTACGGGCACAAATACCAAAATAGCGCGGACGAGTACGCTAATTGAAGAACAGAAACAGAATATGGAAGTTCTGCGTGACCAGCAGAAGGAAGAACAATTCAAGCTGGAGCAACTAAATAATGATGCTGAGCGCTCCAATAAGATGCTATCCCTGGCCCAAAAACAGGCAGAGAACTTTGCACAGGCACTCGCCGAGCAACAGAGTAAAATCAAAGAGACTGTGGCGGCAGAGCATGAGGCAAATGAGGTTGTAGCAAAACTAAAGGATAAAATTGCTGTTCTTCAAGATAAGATTAAGAATTATGATGCGCAGTATGCGCAGATTCAGACACAGTTGAATAAGATTACGCCTGAAATCGCAATTTATCAGACCAAAGCAGAGAATTTACAGAGCCAAATTCATGATACAACAGCACAAACTAAAAAATCTCAGGAACAGTTGTATCATACAAACTACCGTCTTGACGAAGTAATTCGGAGTAAAGAGCTCAAACAAAATCAACATATTAACTATCAAGCCGATTATGAAAAAGAGCAGAAGACACAGGCTGCAATTCATGAGGAACTCACTAACTTGAGCGCGGAAAGTGGTAAGTTGGCGGAGCAGATTGCATTGCTCGAAGAATCTGCAAGTAGAAATTATGATTTACGCAAGAATGCGGCAAACGAACAAGAGCAAAATTCTGTTAAGCTAACGAAGCTTGATAGTCAACTGGACCAGAAATTAACGCTTTTGCGCGAGGAATACTCGATCAGTTATGAAGCCGCTAGTCAATTGGTCACTCCTGAAATGAAGGACGATAACGCTCGTGCCAAGCTGGAGAAAGACGTCAAGTTGCATAAGATGTCTCTGGCGGACATTGGCAATGTTAACCTGGACTCCATTGAGGAATACGAGACCGTGAAGAGTAGGTTCGATTTCCTGAGTTCACAGCAAGACGACTTACTTGATGCTAAGCATGATCTAGAAGAATCGATGTCGGAGCTCGATGATGAGGTTAAAACTAGATTTAAGCGGACATTCGAGCAGATAAATTCTGCATTTAGCGCCATTTTCCCTAAGATGTTTGGTGGCGGCCATGCTAAACTTGTCTTAACGGACCCAGATGACTTGCTAACTACTGGTCTAGAGATTGTGGCGCAGCCGCCCGGGAAGAAACTGCAGCAACTTAGTTTGCTCTCTGGTGGTGAACGGGCATTAACCGCGATTACTTTATTATTTGCGATTCTGAAGGTTAATCCCGTGCCTTTCTGTATTTTAGACGAGGTCGAGGCTTCATTAGATGAGGCAAACGTTATTCGGTTTGCCAAGTTTCTCCAGAATTATGATTTAACCACCCAATTTATTGTGATTACGCATAGGCAGGGTACGATGGAGCAGGCCAATCAACTATACGGTGTCGTAATGCAGGAATCGGGCGTATCGAAAGTTATTTCCGTATCACTTGATGAACTAAGAGAGGAGGAAGTTAGCTAA
- the rnc gene encoding ribonuclease III: MVSAQFVSKLRQDYKIEFKNLALLDEAFTHSSYANEHQEMHLHNYEKLEFLGDAVLELTISEYVYHKYPELDEGELTRLRSNIVRTDGFSSFAIEAGFKDAILLGKGEEKSGARERKTLLEDVFEAFNGALFLDGGIEQVKLFLNQTVFPIIDSGKFNAAPDYKTKLQELLQQNGPVEIEYRVVREEEVVSDTTFTIDLYVEGKKVATAKGRNKKQAEQNVAQVALKEINEDGVEA, from the coding sequence ATGGTTAGCGCACAATTTGTTAGTAAATTAAGACAAGACTACAAGATTGAATTCAAGAATCTGGCGTTACTGGACGAGGCATTTACGCACTCATCCTATGCTAACGAGCACCAAGAAATGCACCTTCATAACTACGAGAAACTCGAGTTTCTTGGTGATGCCGTGCTTGAATTAACCATCTCTGAGTATGTCTATCACAAGTATCCAGAACTAGACGAGGGTGAATTGACGCGGCTACGCTCAAATATCGTGCGGACTGATGGCTTCTCCAGTTTTGCCATTGAGGCAGGCTTTAAGGATGCCATCCTGCTCGGCAAGGGGGAGGAGAAGAGTGGTGCGCGCGAGCGTAAGACCCTACTTGAGGATGTATTTGAAGCGTTTAACGGCGCTCTTTTCTTGGACGGCGGTATTGAGCAAGTAAAGCTTTTCTTGAACCAGACTGTATTTCCCATCATTGATTCTGGTAAGTTTAACGCTGCACCAGATTATAAAACTAAATTACAGGAACTTCTCCAGCAAAACGGCCCGGTTGAAATTGAGTATCGGGTTGTGCGCGAAGAGGAGGTAGTTAGCGATACGACTTTCACCATCGATCTTTATGTTGAGGGGAAGAAAGTTGCTACGGCCAAGGGGCGCAACAAAAAACAGGCTGAGCAAAATGTTGCCCAGGTCGCGCTGAAGGAAATAAATGAAGATGGAGTTGAAGCATAG
- a CDS encoding oligopeptide ABC transporter substrate-binding protein, which translates to MKITKVVGLLTFVTGAAFVLTACNNNKNTNEKTVNTAALPKVVTNKRDIKKGGTYKIGISSNTPFAGVFLSELSNDSIDTEVSYPGNEELFKCDDSYTIVDGGAANLALDYKQNTATITINPKVKWSDGSPLVANDLVYSYKIIANKDSGSARYTDSLQNIVGLEDYHAGKTNTVTGLKTPDGGNGRKLVIQFTKMTPAMKQQGSGYILSNAAPYHYLKDIPLAKLATSDQVRKKPLFFGPYKLTKITPGEVTEWAPNKYYYQGTPNFNKVIISIINPGNVATAIKSNRFDQISVPNAEYKNVKNAKNTEFIADTGLSYSYMEFKVGKWDAVKGENVMNKKAKMANRSLRRAMAYAMNIDEVYQKFSNGLSFRIPTLILQKYGKFFNKDEQGFPYNLKKANQILDQAGYKKKGKFRQTPDGKDLVINFAAMSGEKHQEAIIRNYIKQWAKIGLNVHLVSDKLIEFNSFYDRIQNDDASIDMFIAAWSLTGEPSPNDLYNRKAPFNFSRFVGQTNDQLLEAIDSDKSFNTNYRKEQFDKWQTYMNKEAYVVPISSSYEITAVNDRVVGLSTTPSSDFFDVGFSN; encoded by the coding sequence ATGAAAATAACAAAAGTTGTCGGACTACTGACTTTTGTTACTGGTGCAGCCTTCGTGTTAACAGCTTGTAACAATAACAAGAATACGAATGAAAAAACGGTGAATACAGCAGCTTTACCAAAGGTTGTCACGAACAAGCGGGACATCAAAAAGGGTGGAACATATAAGATTGGTATTTCATCTAATACCCCATTTGCCGGCGTCTTCCTAAGTGAGCTCTCAAATGATTCGATTGACACAGAGGTCTCCTACCCCGGAAATGAGGAATTGTTTAAATGTGATGATTCCTACACAATCGTCGATGGTGGTGCTGCTAATTTAGCACTCGATTATAAGCAAAACACCGCGACGATCACGATTAATCCCAAAGTTAAGTGGTCAGACGGCTCACCACTGGTTGCAAACGACCTGGTTTATTCATATAAAATCATTGCGAATAAGGATTCCGGTTCGGCTCGTTACACGGACAGCTTACAGAATATTGTGGGCTTAGAGGATTATCACGCAGGCAAGACGAATACGGTAACCGGCCTAAAGACACCGGATGGCGGCAATGGTCGTAAGCTAGTCATCCAGTTTACCAAGATGACACCGGCGATGAAGCAACAGGGAAGTGGCTACATCCTCAGCAACGCTGCGCCATACCATTATCTGAAGGACATTCCACTGGCTAAGCTGGCCACTAGTGATCAGGTGCGCAAGAAGCCGTTATTCTTTGGCCCGTATAAGTTAACTAAGATTACCCCGGGTGAGGTGACTGAGTGGGCGCCTAATAAGTATTATTATCAAGGTACGCCAAATTTTAATAAGGTAATTATTTCGATTATTAATCCGGGCAACGTGGCAACGGCAATTAAGAGTAACCGGTTTGATCAAATCAGCGTACCAAACGCGGAATATAAGAATGTTAAAAATGCTAAAAATACAGAGTTTATCGCTGACACAGGCTTGAGTTATTCCTACATGGAGTTTAAGGTTGGTAAGTGGGACGCCGTCAAGGGTGAAAACGTGATGAACAAGAAAGCCAAGATGGCGAACAGAAGTCTCCGCCGTGCGATGGCATACGCGATGAACATTGACGAAGTCTATCAAAAGTTTAGTAACGGCTTGTCCTTTCGGATTCCGACGCTAATATTGCAGAAATATGGTAAGTTCTTCAATAAAGATGAGCAGGGATTTCCATATAATCTGAAGAAGGCTAACCAGATTCTCGATCAAGCCGGTTATAAAAAGAAAGGCAAGTTTCGTCAAACTCCAGATGGTAAAGATTTAGTCATTAATTTCGCTGCGATGTCTGGTGAGAAACACCAGGAAGCAATCATTAGAAACTACATTAAGCAGTGGGCTAAGATTGGTTTGAACGTGCATCTGGTCTCAGATAAGTTGATTGAATTTAATAGTTTCTACGACCGAATTCAAAATGATGATGCATCAATTGACATGTTTATCGCTGCCTGGTCACTCACGGGTGAACCATCGCCTAACGACCTCTACAATAGGAAGGCACCATTTAACTTTTCTCGTTTCGTGGGCCAGACAAATGACCAGCTACTAGAGGCGATTGACTCCGACAAATCATTCAATACTAACTACCGTAAGGAGCAATTCGACAAGTGGCAGACTTACATGAATAAGGAAGCCTATGTCGTGCCAATCTCAAGTAGTTATGAGATTACCGCAGTTAACGACCGGGTTGTCGGCTTAAGTACCACGCCTTCATCTGATTTCTTTGATGTTGGTTTCTCAAATTAA
- a CDS encoding ATP-binding cassette domain-containing protein, translating to MPLLRVEDLKIHYPIKSGIFSRQTGRIRAIDGINFTICARGSLAIVGKSGAGKSTIGRALVGLEQVTSGQIIYAGRNMIQATNRRLTDYEKAIQLISKDEFNFVGRHMLVLDYIASPLRNFCNLSVTAEKARVMELLSVVELSSDTAAKSLAQLNESELCRVLIARALTRAPKLLIIDGLITSLDAFAQRQILRILQGMQRETQLSWLMLTNDLSLAILMCGQIAMLDAGRFVELGTSGDIRNHASHIYTRRMLAANPPADPTQREQLKKYRCALEREFTATQVTRAHLSAANLPLQQLSSTHFVAIPDK from the coding sequence TTGCCACTATTAAGAGTAGAAGATTTAAAGATTCATTATCCGATTAAATCTGGCATCTTTAGCCGACAGACCGGCCGGATACGCGCGATTGATGGTATTAACTTTACCATTTGCGCCAGGGGTTCCCTCGCCATTGTGGGTAAGAGTGGTGCAGGTAAGTCGACAATTGGGCGCGCACTGGTTGGATTAGAGCAGGTCACATCTGGCCAAATTATCTACGCAGGCAGAAATATGATCCAGGCGACGAATCGGCGGCTGACTGACTATGAGAAAGCGATCCAGCTAATTTCAAAGGACGAATTTAATTTCGTCGGGCGCCACATGTTAGTGTTAGATTATATTGCATCCCCGCTGCGCAATTTCTGCAATTTATCAGTTACAGCAGAAAAAGCAAGGGTGATGGAACTACTGTCTGTGGTTGAGCTGTCTAGTGACACCGCAGCCAAATCATTGGCGCAATTAAACGAGAGTGAACTGTGCCGGGTTTTAATTGCGCGCGCTTTAACCAGGGCGCCTAAGTTGTTGATTATCGACGGGTTGATTACGTCACTAGACGCTTTTGCCCAGAGACAGATATTGCGGATTTTGCAGGGGATGCAGCGAGAGACTCAGTTGAGCTGGCTTATGTTGACTAATGATTTGAGCCTCGCCATTTTGATGTGTGGCCAGATTGCCATGCTAGATGCTGGGCGTTTCGTCGAGCTGGGTACCAGTGGTGATATCCGTAATCACGCCAGCCACATCTATACGAGGCGGATGTTAGCGGCTAATCCACCGGCAGATCCGACGCAAAGGGAGCAGCTTAAAAAATACCGTTGTGCGCTTGAACGTGAGTTTACCGCTACTCAGGTAACGCGGGCACATCTTTCAGCTGCCAACCTGCCGCTGCAACAATTATCATCCACCCATTTTGTCGCTATCCCAGATAAATAA
- a CDS encoding ABC transporter ATP-binding protein, whose translation MAYQVRKKFYNVLTDINFSLARGEILAVVGESGTGKSTLASSILGLYDKDNTAISGQIKLDGRDRLRFRHDSLNNGLQDQLGVIVNNPLTILNPFRRIGAELNMVLQHNGINKASLAKFSAQFLKYVGMPEARSLLKLFPAELSAELQQRVAVALALMGNPTMIVADDPTRGFDKIVQAQILNLLVEYCTEKHAGMIILSQDMGVAAEVADQLAIMYEGQIVEYGSAATIFHNPLHPYTRRLLNVGRESCCHY comes from the coding sequence ATGGCGTACCAGGTTCGTAAGAAGTTCTACAATGTTTTGACGGATATCAATTTTTCACTCGCCAGGGGTGAAATTCTGGCGGTTGTCGGTGAATCTGGTACCGGCAAAAGCACGCTGGCCAGCAGTATTCTGGGGCTTTATGACAAGGATAACACGGCTATCTCCGGACAGATCAAATTAGATGGTCGTGACCGCCTTAGGTTCAGGCATGACTCTTTGAATAATGGGTTGCAGGATCAGCTGGGCGTGATTGTGAACAATCCACTGACAATCTTGAACCCGTTCAGGAGAATTGGCGCAGAACTGAACATGGTGCTGCAACACAACGGTATTAATAAAGCAAGTTTAGCTAAATTTAGCGCGCAGTTTCTCAAGTATGTGGGCATGCCGGAAGCTCGTTCATTGCTCAAACTTTTCCCCGCTGAGCTGAGCGCAGAATTGCAACAGCGTGTGGCGGTGGCCCTGGCCCTGATGGGTAATCCGACAATGATTGTTGCTGACGACCCAACGCGCGGTTTCGATAAAATCGTCCAGGCACAGATTCTCAATCTTTTAGTGGAATATTGTACAGAGAAACACGCAGGGATGATTATTTTGAGCCAGGATATGGGTGTAGCTGCAGAAGTCGCTGATCAATTGGCAATCATGTATGAGGGGCAGATTGTTGAGTACGGTAGTGCTGCCACGATTTTCCACAATCCACTTCATCCATACACCAGAAGACTATTAAATGTTGGGAGAGAAAGCTGTTGCCACTATTAA
- the acpP gene encoding acyl carrier protein yields the protein MTKEEIMAKVTTLIVDHFEVDANTVTPEMNFKRDLDADSIDFVEFVLELEDTFGGEIPDEDAEGLQTVGQAVDYIFTNMAK from the coding sequence ATGACTAAAGAAGAGATTATGGCCAAGGTGACCACACTAATCGTTGATCACTTCGAGGTCGATGCTAACACGGTGACGCCTGAAATGAATTTTAAGCGTGATTTAGATGCCGATTCAATTGATTTCGTCGAGTTTGTACTTGAACTTGAGGACACATTTGGGGGAGAGATTCCCGATGAGGATGCCGAAGGATTGCAAACAGTTGGCCAAGCAGTTGATTATATTTTTACTAACATGGCTAAGTAG
- the plsX gene encoding phosphate acyltransferase PlsX encodes MKKIAIDAMGGDHAPESIIEGVLRAQKEMPDVEFILYGNQDKIKPFLPETYSPQIKIVHTTEEVTGDDEPVRAIRTKKDASMVRAATAVKDGEADAVMSLGNTGALLAAGIFIVGRIKGITRPALMPTLPVSNSSDGFTLLDAGANATSKPEYLVQWAQMANFYAQKVRGIANPRIALLNNGSESDKGDDLHQSVYQLLTGQADINFVGNIEANEVLTGKADIVVSDGFTGNALLKTIEGTAETLLSLLKDGLLNSGLKVKLGAVMVKPALKNVMVRFDTSKYGGAALMGLKAPVVKAHGRADARAVYYTLKQIEQMLAQNLTATIVEQFEQK; translated from the coding sequence ATGAAAAAAATCGCAATCGATGCCATGGGCGGTGACCATGCACCGGAATCTATTATTGAGGGTGTTTTGCGGGCGCAAAAGGAAATGCCCGACGTCGAGTTTATTCTTTATGGTAATCAGGATAAAATCAAGCCGTTCTTACCTGAGACGTACAGTCCCCAAATAAAAATTGTTCATACAACCGAAGAGGTAACCGGTGATGACGAACCGGTTAGGGCAATTAGAACTAAGAAGGACGCCTCGATGGTGCGGGCTGCTACGGCCGTTAAGGATGGTGAGGCAGACGCGGTGATGTCTTTGGGTAATACTGGGGCATTACTGGCTGCTGGGATCTTCATTGTTGGCCGGATCAAGGGAATTACTAGGCCTGCATTAATGCCTACACTACCAGTGAGCAACTCGAGTGACGGCTTCACATTGCTAGACGCAGGTGCGAATGCTACCAGCAAGCCAGAATACTTAGTGCAGTGGGCTCAAATGGCAAACTTCTACGCCCAAAAGGTCCGTGGAATTGCTAATCCCCGCATTGCTCTCTTGAATAACGGAAGTGAATCCGACAAGGGCGATGACTTGCACCAAAGCGTCTACCAATTATTAACTGGACAGGCTGACATCAATTTCGTGGGGAACATCGAGGCCAACGAGGTGCTGACTGGTAAGGCAGATATCGTGGTCAGCGATGGCTTCACAGGTAATGCCTTGTTGAAGACGATTGAAGGTACCGCTGAGACACTGCTTAGTCTCTTAAAGGATGGCCTGTTAAACAGTGGTCTTAAGGTAAAGCTTGGGGCCGTAATGGTTAAGCCTGCCTTAAAGAATGTGATGGTCCGCTTTGATACGAGTAAGTATGGTGGTGCGGCATTGATGGGGCTAAAGGCACCTGTTGTTAAGGCCCACGGACGCGCCGATGCACGCGCGGTTTACTACACACTGAAGCAGATTGAGCAGATGCTGGCTCAGAATCTAACGGCAACAATCGTTGAGCAATTTGAGCAAAAATAG